Part of the Longimicrobium sp. genome is shown below.
CATCGGGTTCCCTCCGGCCACGCGTTCCCCGCGTCCTCACCGTGCTCCGCCAGGAATCCGAGCACGGCATCGATCTCCTTTTCCACGCGCCGCTCCAGCTGTTCCGCCTCCACACGCCCCTCCATCCCGCTGCCGACGGAGACGAAGAACGTCGGCGCGACGGTGTTCAGCGGCTCGGCGTGAATGCCGACGGGGAGGACGTGCGCGGAGAGGCGGCGCGCGAAGACCTCCACCCCGCGCCGGAAGCCGAGGGGACGGCGGTGCGAGGGCCAGATGCGCCCCTGGGGAAAGAAGACCACGGTGGATTCCGGCCGTTCGCGGAGCCGCGCGCGCAGGAATGCGAGGGCGCGGGAAACGGAGCCCGCCGACGCGGAGTCCACTCCCACGACGCCCATCATGCGGAACCAGGGGAAGCGCGCCAGCTCCGCGCTGGACATCACCGTGTACATCGGCGCGCCGGGGCGCAGCGTGCGCTGCACCTCGCGCAGCACGAAGCCGTCCCACCAGCTCACGTGGTTGGCGGCCAGCAGCAGCGGCCGGTCCGGCG
Proteins encoded:
- a CDS encoding 1-acyl-sn-glycerol-3-phosphate acyltransferase, whose translation is MNSRFSRPAVAAFELFFRPWMRRRVHAVRVAFAAPPPPDRPLLLAANHVSWWDGFVLREVQRTLRPGAPMYTVMSSAELARFPWFRMMGVVGVDSASAGSVSRALAFLRARLRERPESTVVFFPQGRIWPSHRRPLGFRRGVEVFARRLSAHVLPVGIHAEPLNTVAPTFFVSVGSGMEGRVEAEQLERRVEKEIDAVLGFLAEHGEDAGNAWPEGTR